One window of Alosa sapidissima isolate fAloSap1 chromosome 21, fAloSap1.pri, whole genome shotgun sequence genomic DNA carries:
- the LOC121696328 gene encoding 40S ribosomal protein S19, with translation MPGVTVKDVNQQDFVRALSAFLKKSGKLKVPEWVDTVKLAKHKELAPCDENWFYIRAASTARHLYLRGGVGVGAMIKIYGGRHRNGVCPSHFSVGSRNVARKVLQALEGLKMVEKDPNGGRRLTPQGQRDLDRIAGQVAAASKKQ, from the exons ATGCCGGGTGTTACAGTGAAAGACGTCAACCAGCAGGACTTTGTGCGGGCACTTTCTGCTTTCCTCAAAAA GTCGGGCAAACTGAAAGTTCCAGAATGGGTAGACACAGTGAAGCTGGCAAAACACAAGGAGCTGGCACCCTGTGACGAAAACTGGTTCTACATTAGAGCAG CATCCACAGCACGCCACTTGTACCTCAGAGGGGGTGTCGGAGTTGGTGCCATGATCAAAATCTACGGCGGTCGGCACAGAAATGGAGTGTGCCCATCCCATTTCAGTGTGGGCTCACGGAACGTGGCACGCAAAGTGCTGCAAGCGCTGGAGGGCCTCAAGATGGTGGAGAAGGACCCCAACGG GGGCCGCAGACTTACTCCTCAGGGTCAAAGAGATTTGGACAGAATTGCTGGACAG GTTGCAGCTGCAAGCAAAAAACAGTGA
- the LOC121696324 gene encoding trypsin-3-like: MKTLILLALLGVAWASDEKVVGGYECPKHSAPYQVSLSDGYFHFCGGSLISSQWVVSAAHCYNSRITVRLGEHSLNSNDGPEQHISAGKIIKHPYYNDNNLDNDIMLIKLSHPATLNSYVQTVSLPSRCPVADEPCMVSGWGNTATGGQTIMPDRLQCLRQPMIDDRICKNAYPHLMTENMLCSGFMHGGASSCQGDSGGPLVCGGQLQGVVSWGYECAQQGHPSVYARVCRYNSWIQSVMSSN, from the exons ATGAAGACCCTGATTTTGTTGGCTTTGCTCGGAGTGGCTT GGGCCTCCGATGAGAAGGTGGTGGGAGGTTATGAGTGCCCCAAGCACTCTGCTCCCTACCAGGTCTCCCTGAGCGACGGCTATTTCCACTTCTGCGGTGGCTCCCTCATCTCCAGCCAGTGGGTCGTGTCTGCTGCCCACTGCTACAACTC CCGCATCACTGTGCGTCTGGGTGAGCACAGCCTCAACTCCAACGATGGCCCCGAGCAGCACATCAGCGCTGGCAAGATCATCAAGCACCCCTACTACAACGACAACAACCTGGACAACGACATCATGCTCATCAAGTTGAGCCACCCTGCTACGCTCAACAGCTACGTCCAGACCGTGTCCCTGCCCAGCAGGTGCCCCGTGGCCGATGAGCCCTGCATGGTGTCCGGATGGGGAAACACCGCCACTGGTGGCCAAA CTATCATGCCTGACCGTCTGCAGTGCCTTAGGCAGCCTATGATCGACGACCGCATATGCAAGAACGCCTACCCCCACCTGATGACAGAGAACATGCTCTGCTCCGGCTTCATGCATGGAGGAGCCAGCAGCTGCCAG GGTGACTCTGGTGGACCTCTGGTGTGCGGTGGCCAGCTGCAGGGTGTGGTCTCCTGGGGCTACGAGTGTGCTCAGCAGGGCCACCCCAGTGTCTACGCCCGCGTGTGCCGCTACAACAGCTGGATCCAGAGCGTCATGAGCAGCAACTAA